Part of the Carassius carassius chromosome 20, fCarCar2.1, whole genome shotgun sequence genome, tgtgagtgtgtgtgtgtgtgtgtgtgtgtgtgtgcgtgcatgagtgtgtgtgtgtgtgtgtgtgtgtgtgtgtgcgcgtctgtgtgtgtgtgtgtctgtgtctctgtgtgtgtgcgtctgtgtgtgtgtgtgtgtgtgtgtctctgtgtgtgtgcgtctgtgtgtgtgtgtgtgcgtctgtgtgtgagtgtgtgtgtgtgtgtgtgtgtctctgtgtgtgtgcgtctgtgtgtgtgtgtgtgtgtgtgcgtgtgtgtgtgcgtctgtgtgagtgtgtgtgtgtgtgggtgtgtgtgtgcgtgagtgtgtgtgtgtgtgtgtgcgtgtgtgcgtctgtgtgagtgtgagtgtgtgtgtgtgtgcgtgtgtgtgtgcgtctgtgtgagtgtgtgtgtgtgtgtgcgtgtgtgtgtgtgtctgtgtgagtgtgtgtgtgtgtgtgcgtctgtgtgtgtgtgtgtgtgcctctgtgtgtgtgtgtgtgtgtgtgtgcgtctgtgtgagtgtgtgtgtgtgtgtgtgtgtgtgtgtgtgtgcgtgtgtgcgtgcgtctgtgtgagtgtgtgagtgtgtgtgtgtgtgtgtgtgcgtgcgtctgtgtgtctgtgtgagtgtgtgtgtgcgtgtgtgtgtgcgtctgtgtgagtgtgtgtgtgtgtgtgtgtgtgtgtgtgtgtgtgtgtgtgcgtgtgtgggtgcgtctgtgtgagtgtgtgtgtgtgtgtgtgtgtgtctgtgtctctgtgtgtgtgcgtctgtgtgtgtgtgtgtgtgtaagagcgaGTGATATAATATTTGCAGTATTCTGTGTAGTATTCTGTGTGATTCCAGTGCAGCCGCAGATCTTCTCTGACGTGTGTTTGTGATGATCAATGTTTGTGACATCGACATCAAACCACAAACTCGATTCTGAACCTGGAGGAAGTCAAAGCTGAAATCAGTCCTGAATCCGTCAGCGCTACAGAAAGGTCAGCTTCATTTCTGATTCATCGtttatttctctctcttacaTTTAAAGGCATCTGAAGTGAATTTGATTTGAtagtttttgcacattttataaaGATGGAAACGTGTCTATATAGTCTGCTAGATTGGATTGTGTGTGGGttcttttaaaatattgcatCAGTCCCTAAATACATCAACTCTTCATCAAGTCTGATTTATTGTTGTAGGATATGCACACATTTATATGCACGTGAACTGACATAAAAGCAGCATGTTACGAGTCATGatcatactgtaaaaaaaaaagaggaatttttcacatttaattaaatgtgttacaggccatttctttgtaattgtttgtgaaatttaatagCACTTTCTGAGTAAAAGTAGTTTCTACATTGTCACAATTGACAcagttataaaaaacaaaacacatgctgcgcaaataaaacccattataacaGTAGTTCATCAGCATCAGATTAAGCATCTGTTCATTAATGTGGAAAATGATGCATCTCTGTGTATCCAGTGGATTATTCCAGTAGTTCAGCACTAGacaaacacatatataaatatgtatccTGAAATTagatatgaaaataaaatcaaagtaTCTGATGCTGCAGATTTTCTCAGAGCTACTTGCACTTTTCTGAGCCGCTGCATTAATGAGTACAGAACTAAAATGCTGTCAGATTCATTAGGATAATAAGAAATAGTCCTAATGACCCCAAAGTGCAAAATCATTACAGTAACATTCAGTCAGAGTCACTAAAGCAGAAAATGTGATGAATCACAGGAACACATTCATACAGTACATGCATGAAACAATCACAGGTTTGTTCTAAAAGAATAAACCAGATAGTTAAGTGCAAAATAAATAGCTCTCTATGAACATTATGGTGGTTAAATGataattgtgttgtgtttttatgcatttggcTGGTTGATGCACAACATGCAAGTTAACGTGAGATTTTCGGTTTGGTTTTATTACTGGGCTGATGCTGTTCATGCAATATTAAtgatttaaagacattttaaccttttttttctatGCTAAGTTGGTAAATTACGTTTCTGCGGTTTTTATGCAGTTTGGTGTTTTTATGATCGAGATCATATGATTGTAGCTCTTGTAACTTttgaaatatttcataattttaatcaCGTGTCTTGCctagtttattttaaatgcctTTGCCTTTGAAGTAAGACACTTTATATTTTTACATGCCATCTTCCAAATAATATGAGCTCATTagagttataaataaataaatattaataaaatattaataaaataatttgcgaATATACACTAGCAGATTTAGACAAAATCATCAGTTTTCCTATTCAGCTTATGCTGTGTTaataattaaacatattattGGGCTGATGCTGATAATGCAAAGTTAAGATTTCAGTGATAATCAtgctattttatgcatttagGTATTTTTATGCATATGCATTTAATCTTTCAAATAATATGAGCCCTTAAAAGCTCATAAAATAAtctaattaaaatgcattttaaagtataaaaatgacactattttaaaagtatttaacatACTGTATGCTATAGGCCTGCACACAAATATAAAATTCCCTGTTTagcttatatgtttttatttatgcatatttttatgcatattacTTAAGCTGATGCTGCTCGTGCaatatatcatttatttaaatgcttgaTTTTAAggacatatttgtttattttttatgctaAGTATGTAAATGATAACCCTGCTACATACATGCATTTAGGTTGcttatttatgcatgcatgtttttATGCATACAAATATTTCATGTAGTCTTTCACATAATATGAACTCTTAAAagcgcataaaataaaataattaaaatgcattctAAAATATGAAAAGCATGTTATTTCAAAAGAATATCACTTGTATTTGCTGTAGGCCTacgcaaaaaaatataaattttcctATTAAGCTTATATTCTGTTAATAATTTTTGCATATTATTTGTCTAATGCTGTTCATGCAGCATTTATGATTTCAGTGCTtgattttaaggacattttttgtatttttatgctaAGAATGTAAATGATAACCCTGCTACGTTCATGCATTTAGGTTGcttatttatgcatgcatgtttttATGCATACAAATATTCCATGTAGTCTTTCACATAATATGAACTCTTAAAAgcggataaaataaaataattaaatgcatttcatCTTATATACtgctgctaatatatatatatatatatatatattgcatattattGGACTGATGCTGTTGATGCAACATTAATGATTAGAGTTTTTTATTCgaaggacattattactgaatATAGTCACACGTTACTGATGCGTGCGCTGACGGTCCTGGCCTCCGTCTGTCTCTCATCCTCTCTGTAGCTATGCTCCAGCTGCATCTTCTCCGGGTCTGAGCTGCTCACGTCTCCATGGCAACCATCAGTGCCGCTGGGCGGGGTCTGGTTAAAAAGGGGCGGGGTCTTGGTTTTCACCACCTTGTCGAAGTACGCGAGATACGCCACATATTTTCCCGTGGCAGAGAGAGACACGATGGGCGTGAACTCGTAGCCCCACAGGATCTCGTCGGGCAGGTAGGAGGTGCGCACCTGACAGGTGGCTGATGTGGGTTCCACTGTGGAGCTCATCATCACCAGGAGCTCAAAATCAGCCGGACCCGGATCTGGGTCCGTCCATCCGCCTGGAGAAACAGACACAATGAGTGTTTCTACAAGAATATTTCTGAAAGGTGAAGTCAGGTGATTCATGAGGCAGAAGCGGTCACTGTTTTTGCAATTCCGTTTAGTGCCACTGGAAGTGCATAATTTACAATCACAAAAGTTTCAAAACCTAGTTACATTTTCAGATAAATAGATTCAATTAATAACTAAAATTCTAAttacaattttgaataaatgaggaattaataaaatgtaaattaaattaaaacgaaaatgtattttatatttaattaaatatttaaccattttaaatcattcaaaatgtattaataataataataatatttaatatatttttagacattttaataaatgaaatgtatttatgaaattttataaaagttaatcgaattaaaatatattaattgctAAATGTTTTTAAGGCATCACACTTTTTTTAAACTCTTCCTGTTGTCAGGAATCCTTTTTtacacacatgaaaaaaaaataaaaaataaaaaactagaaaaaaaagtcattattatcattatataaaataaaaacaaaaggaaataatttttattaaaaaaaaaataataatatgattctttaatttaattaaattaattattattattattttttaaactacttttgtttgtgtttttagtcCCTGATAATAATATTTACCCCTTCACCAACTTGTAATTATAAGTTTCTATCTGCATTCTGagcagttttgagatattgagcttcaaggTTTTTTCTCCTCTGCAGACTTCTGTAGATTGAACCCTTTTTGTTTCCTAAAATGTACATAGCTTACAAAAGAAACCTCACATAATGTAAATAGGCTGTCGAAGAATAAGAGTAGAATGATACAAAAGTAAGACAGAACCTTATGATTCTAAGGTGATGCCTGTGCAGTGCTGAAAATATTTTACCTGATTTATTATTCCTATAGTTGAAAATGACTGGCCTTTCCAAAATTGCTTGTAAATGTCTCATAATActacatgtgaccctggagcacaaaagcatgTGTGGGTCACAATtatgcatttttcttttatgccaaaaatcattaggatattaagcaacgatcatgttccatgaagatatttagtcaatttcctaccgtaaatatatcaaaacttaatgtttgattagtaatatgcattgctaagaacttcatctgaacaactttaaagatgattttctcaatatttagatttttttgctccctcagattctagattttcaaatattgtcctccgaacaaaccacacatcaatggagagatgatttaatctgtttttttggtccagggtcacattttaccAATAAATATTGCATTCAATTAAATTGTTTTCTTTGAAATAGCAATGCTTTTGTATTTCTTTCTGGAATGGACTGATTGTAGGCCTGACTGATCTGAACTCATGCACATCAGTTTTTGAGTTAATAAAATCTTCTTTGGAGGATAAACTCCGCGGATGTTCAGGGGACGGGGGCAGGCTCTGACCCTTGTCGGCCCATCGGCGCAGTGGGCTCTGCTCGTCGATGATGTGGTAGAAGGTGAGCGGGAGGATGAGGAAGGGACTCTCGCTGGCCGTGTCCACACTGAAGGTCACGTTCTTCTGATCCAAACGCACCGTCTCGCCCTCCTTCGGTGCGCACGGCTGTAAAAGCTTCCCAGTCacctgaaaaaaatatcacaTTAATTGCATTCGTCCTCAAAGAACTTGTGCATATTTTACTGCCAAACCATATAAGGTTCAGACGCTCGATGCTGCTCCAGAAGGTAAAACCATGCATTAAGATCAGGggcgtgaaaacttttgaacagaatggaGATGTGTACAGTTTTCTTATTTtgcctaaaaatctttttttttcttcatttagtaCTGCTACTGAAAATTCTCTCCTCCGGTTACCTGGCAGCCCAGCAGCAGACTCTTGCGCATGTTGGCGACTCGTATCATGAGACACGGTCGTCCGTCGTGATTAGCTATCACAGCATGCTGACTGAACCGAATCGTCCCGCCACGCTTCTTCGGCCGAGCCACCTGAGACAGACAGGAGAACAAAgctgtctgggtcatatttcacccgcaaatatttatttgttttctgtgttgAGGTGGTTAATAGGATGCACACCTTGGCGAGGAAGGTTCCGGTGATGAAGATCTCCATGGCGGTGGTGATGAGGAGCTGGATGATGAGCAGGACTATGGCCGACGGACATTCCTCCGTGATGCAGCGGTATCCGTATCCGATGGTGGTCTGAGTCTCCAGCGAGAAGAGAAAGGCTGCGGTCAGCGTTTGCatctgcatcacacacacactgtggttTGCTGGAGGATCGAACTCTACAGGAAGAAACACAAAGATCAGACACAAACTgacgcacacaaacaaacacagggaTGTGATATTTGTagtataataatagtataataattattcttaaatAACTCAGAATCATCCACAACTGGACACAAAGTCCAGGAACATGAATTGAGAAAGTCTCTTTATGctgattttacttttatttccaGCTCTTACCGAGCAGGTCTCCGTGCACCAAAGCCAGCAGGTACCACAGCAGTCCGAAGGTGAACCAGGTTCCCACAAAAGTGGCACTGAACAGAATCAGTTTGTACCTCCACTGCATGTCCACAAAGGTGGTCCAGGGGTCACGCAGGTACAGAGCGCCACACCCACTCACGTACTCGATGCTGACGTTGCTCCGCCCATCCTTGGTTAGCACCCGCCTCCGGTGTGCCACCTGACTCCCATGCCCCGCCCCTCCGAGCAGAGGCTTTAgaatgtctgtctgtgtctgggAGTGGCACACCTTCTGAGGGGCGGGGCTGTGAGATGAAGGGGGTGTGGCCGACATCATCTGAAGAAGaaacttttttaacttttttctttctttagtaAAGCATTAAGTTAAGTTCACATTAACGTAAGCATTTGGTAGATGCAGTAAAATTGGCAATTTTTTGTATGGTTTGTTCAAATGATGCATTgtctaaataaatatgcattgatTTTCAGAACAGAAACCCTCTAGAATATACAGATAAATAAAACTGCTAAGTGTTTTTAGAAAACAGCctgaaatctacagacgcaaatagataaagtgcaataaaataaacactcaaATGTATATTTTGTCAATGCTCTCTGTCTTAAATTGAACGAGTGCATTAACTAACAGTCCACAGCTCAAACACAATGTCTTTTTCTTTAGATGCCATGATATCCAGCTCATTCAGTGGCCTTCGGTGTTTTCTGCAGTACTTTTGTTTTGTGGTGTAGATTTCAGTCCACAGGGAGAAGATCATGTTGAATACCATTCATCTGGTTTATCAGGTGAACAGAACAGATTATTTTACACGTGAGAGACTTTAACCAACGATGAGCTGAATGAGACGAACTAAATAAGGCCATGTGACAAAAAGTCTAGACTGTCTGTCTCATCCGCCAGATAAACTCATTACACTGCAAAACAATTatctttttctttaatatttttgacTTGTATTCCAGTACAAATATACTGGAATATAAAATGTACTGGAGAAGCAAAATGAGTTAAGAGAGCTTAACTAAGTGAGTTTATGTTTAAATCAAGACCTGTTAAAAGGGTCAgaaaaataatacagtttttcttTTGAGTTGATTTGTCTGATCccattgacatatatatatataaatgttcttaatttaaacatatactcacttcattttgagacagtttttagaaaacaagacttaaaaaacaaaaacaaaaaccaaacaaacaaaaagtaccTGAATAGAAATTTGTAAATCTAAATATCTGCATATTTTTCAAGTCCGAACACGCATTAAAACAAAGTCTCTTTTCTTTCTCAGGAGAATGATTCATGGTAAAGACTGAAGGTGTTTAATACTCCTGATGTGTTTTAGTCTCTCTTCCACCTTATCAGCTCTtccagttctctctctctctctctcagtctctctctctctctctcaatttcaatttcaatttaggtgtgctttattggcatgacaaaaactgtGCATGTGACATATgtatttacagaaagaaaaagaataatattaaacACACAGCAGTTCTTGTGTTCTCCGAACAGATACGCCAGTTTCTCCTGCTTTGGAAGAGTTTTAAATGTCTGATGGATCTGCTGTATTTAATCACAGAACACTGTCCGTGTGTCCGTGTATTTGGGGCATTCTGTTAGGAAGTGCACTTCTGTTTCCATCTGATTCAGATCACAGTGTGCACACAGTCTCTGCTCCGCTGGCAGCCAtgtttttctgtgtctgcccgtctctatCATCAGCTTGTGTCCGCTGAGTCTGTATCTGGTCAGCGTGCTTCTCAGTTTCTGATCTGACACTGTGTACAGATACTCTGCCATACTCTACTCCCTCTTTAGAGTCAGATAGCATCGCATTTTACTCTGTTGATCTGTTTGGGTTTGTAATTCGGTTTGATTTGTGCAGTACTCTGATTGATTCTGATGTGATTCAGAGCATCAGTAGATGTATGTGAAGCATCAGGACTGACTCTGGATCAGCTGAGGGAGGGGACTGCTTTCTTTGCTCATCTCTTGGTGTTGACGGGCTTTATAATGATATGATTGGGGGTCACTGAGCTTCAGATGTTTCCAGAATTTAATTGCCcttttttgtatctttatgatTAGAGGATATTTGCCTAATTCTGCCTTGCATGCATTATTTGTTGTATGCCGGTGCATGTGTAATATAGTTTTACACAGTTCTGCATGCAGGGTCTCAATTGGATGTTTTTCCCATTTGGTGAGATCTTGATTTGGATTGGTCAGTGGACCCCACACCTCACTGCCAGAGAGGACAATGGGCTCAATTACTGATTCTAATATTTTCAGCCAAATTCTAATAGGGATTTCTATAGGACATTGCTGTTTTATGGCGTAAAAAGGCCCTGCGTGCTTTATCTCTCAGTTCATTCACAGCATGATTAAAGTTTCCTGTGGATGTGATATTCACACCCAGGTAGTTgtagtgtggtgtgtgtgttatcGGGTTAGTgcctaatgtaaatgtgtgttgtgttccctgggatctGGATCTTTTCTGGAAGAAACAGACTGCTCGCCAGTTCATTGATGTAGATGTTAAATAATGTTGGGCTTAAGCAGCAGCCCTGTCTCACACCACGCTCTTGGGAAAGATACCTCGTACGTTGGGTGCCGATTTTTACACCACATTTACTTTCAGTGTACATTGATTTGATAAGGTCATAGGTTTTACCTCCTGTGCCGCTTTCAATAAGTTTGTAAAACAGTCCTTGGTGCCAAATTGAgtcaaaagcttttttaaagtcaataaagcatgcatatattttacctttttctTGGTTGACATGTTTTTCAATTAGAGTATGTAATGTATAGATATGGTCAGATGTACGGTAATTTGGTAAAAATCCAATTTGGCTTCTACTCAGTACCTTGTGTGTGGTGATGAAGTCTAATAGTCGAGCATTTATTATGCTACAGAATAACTTTCCCAGGTTGCTGCTCACACAGCTGCCTCTGTAGTTGTTAGGATCAAATTTATCTCCGTTTTTAAAGATTGGTGTTATCAAGCCTTGATTCCAGATGTCAGGGAAGTGACCGACACTTAGAATCACACTGAATAGTTTTAGAATAGCCAATTGAAATTTACTGCTTGTgtgttttatcatttcatttaatatCCCATCAGGTCCAGATGCTTTTTTGAGTTgggaggttttttattttttctgtaagtTCTTTATCAGTTATTGGGAAATCCAGTGGGTTTTGGTTATCTTTGATTGCTAATTCTAGTTTTCCCAATTGGTTTTGTATACAGTTTGTGTCTGTTTGTACTTTATTAAACAGTCTTTGGAAATGACTTTCCcatatttctacattttggattgACAATTCTTCATGATCAGTTTTTTTCAGATTGTTCCAGTTATTCCAAAATTGGTTTGTGTTCACTGACTTCTCAATTATTGTGAGATGGTTTTGGGTGTAttgtgcatgtgtatgtttgtattgttttagtgTTGCACAGTAAAGAAGGCGGATCTCTGTATTATTTGGCTCTCTGTGTTTCTGATTTGACAGTGTTCTCAGTTTTTTGCGAGTAGTTTGGCAGTCCTGATCAAaccaatatttgtcatttttgggtattagattttttccagattttgttttcaaattggattgttttgctgattttttgaaatatgtaatttaaatctTTGGCCGCAAGATTGACACCTTCATTGGTGTGAGCATAGATGTTATTTAGAAAGTTATCTATCAGTGCTTGTATGTCAGGGATGTATACAGGCATATATCTTTTCTGGATGGGAGCAGTTCCTTGTGGATTTTAAGCCTGGTGTAGTATTTGCATTGCTTCACTGTGTTGATGTGGTTGTGGAGTTTTGATTTGTTCCAGATTATTTGTCCTCCTGAGTCTCTTCCCTGTCGGACTGTGTTGAGTTTTTGTGATGGGAGGATGATTTCTCTGTAGTTGGGTGGGCAGTGGGTGACGGTGTCTGCCCTGCTCCATGTCTCCTGTAGAATTATAAGATCCATATCTTTGATGCTCTTTTGGATTTCAGTGTTTGAGCTCTTTAGCCCAAAGGCTGCTGAATTCAATCCTTGAAtattccactctctctctctctctctctctctctctctctctctctctctctttctttctctctctctctctctcactctctctctgtctctctctctctctctctctctctctctctctgagtgtttgGCGGATGTGAGCGTGGTGTGTGTTGCTGAGAACGTGTTGCAGACTGTAAGTTTTTTCTTATACTATTCTTTTCGCGTTTTTCTTGGGGTctccccccccctttttttctgCCTGTATTTGTGTATTCATAAGGTTTTCAAAGTTTGTTTGGTAACGAAGAGTGCTGCCGGCGTTGCTGGCTAGCATGGCTTCGGGTGAGAATTTCAGCTTTCACAAGCTGACGCGCAAGCATGCTGTTCGTTTGTCCCCACCTGGAGGGAGTTCAGTTGAAGAATGTAGTTTAGCGGTGGGCGAAATTGTTGGGTTTGAGAGTATTAAATCTGCTGCAAGAATGAATAGTGCTGTTGTGATTTTCTTGGATAGTGTGGACAAAGCTAACCAGTTGCTTGAGAGTGGAGTAGTGATTCAAGGTACTTTTACACCTGTTCTGTCTCTAGTAAGTCCCGCAAAAAAGATAGTGATTTCCAATGTACCACCTTTTCTGAAGAATGAGATGTTAGAGAAGGAGCTAGGAAGACATGGAAAACTAGTTTCTCCGATTAAAATGATCCCTATCAGTTCCAACTCTCCACATCTCAAACATGTAATGTCTTTTCGGAGACAAGTAGGCCTACTTATGATCCCTAAAAAGAGTAATGAGGAATTAAACTTGATTTTCAAGTTTAAAGTAGATGATTTTGATTACACCGTGCATGTTACTTCAGAAACAATGAAGTGTTATGGGTGCGGAGCTGTGGGTCACCTGATTCGTGCGTGTCCCGACAAAACAAACAATAGCCAGTTAGCGGAACAGGTGTCTGTTAGTGCTGACACTAGTGATGTTCTACCGAAGGATCCACCAGGAAATGTACAAATTGTGCAGGGAGAAAGTAATGAAGATAACAAACAGGAGAACGAAGTGTTGGAAAACACAGTGAGTAAAAAAGAGAACAGAAAGCTTGCAGTGATTTGAATGCAGATTTAAATGTGGGTGAAACTGCGACCGGAGTGGCGGAATCTGTGTTGTGTAACGATATTGATGCTATGATTGACAGGGAAGTTGGCAAAATGTCAACTAAAAGgaaaaatcttgaaaacaaagcaAATTTGCAACAAGTAACAAAAGTGTCAAAGCTAAATGTAA contains:
- the LOC132095943 gene encoding ATP-sensitive inward rectifier potassium channel 10, producing MMSATPPSSHSPAPQKVCHSQTQTDILKPLLGGAGHGSQVAHRRRVLTKDGRSNVSIEYVSGCGALYLRDPWTTFVDMQWRYKLILFSATFVGTWFTFGLLWYLLALVHGDLLEFDPPANHSVCVMQMQTLTAAFLFSLETQTTIGYGYRCITEECPSAIVLLIIQLLITTAMEIFITGTFLAKVARPKKRGGTIRFSQHAVIANHDGRPCLMIRVANMRKSLLLGCQVTGKLLQPCAPKEGETVRLDQKNVTFSVDTASESPFLILPLTFYHIIDEQSPLRRWADKGGWTDPDPGPADFELLVMMSSTVEPTSATCQVRTSYLPDEILWGYEFTPIVSLSATGKYVAYLAYFDKVVKTKTPPLFNQTPPSGTDGCHGDVSSSDPEKMQLEHSYREDERQTEARTVSARISNV